A portion of the Pedobacter cryoconitis genome contains these proteins:
- a CDS encoding FecR family protein: MKRQALHSLLEKYLENKCSQDELIVIEKLYGMLDRDDLEEIYPDELQTLEQKLWDRINLETGSSDQTHLSTPHPGLLKRMPMLTWFAAAALVAFTLITGYLFLNNHQDPQFLKFQALTSILEKKNNTSAPLRINLEDGSVVILQPSSSLTYPAHFSAKTREVSLKGEGYFLISKNPHRPFFVYNKNVITRVVGTSFIIKSNPATEETQVIVKTGKVMVCLNKDQHLNLKHLFNQHKKVILTPNQKTTYKKDDDDFETTLVADPLPILPAGSQSKSKAAYVFEEAPLTAVLNQLQTTYGIAFIIEDQELYNNTFTGDISRQNLYQKLDLLCHTIKAHYEISGTKIIIKTK, from the coding sequence ATGAAAAGACAAGCCCTTCATTCATTATTAGAAAAATACCTGGAGAACAAATGTTCTCAGGATGAGTTAATCGTGATTGAAAAATTGTATGGTATGCTGGACCGGGATGACCTGGAAGAGATTTATCCCGATGAGTTACAAACACTTGAACAAAAACTATGGGACAGAATTAACCTGGAAACAGGTAGCAGTGACCAAACTCATCTTTCAACTCCGCATCCGGGCCTTTTAAAACGTATGCCGATGCTAACCTGGTTTGCTGCTGCTGCGCTCGTTGCATTTACCTTAATTACTGGTTATTTATTTCTGAACAATCATCAGGATCCGCAATTTTTAAAGTTCCAGGCGCTAACCAGTATCCTGGAAAAGAAAAACAATACTTCTGCCCCGCTGCGAATCAATCTGGAAGATGGTAGCGTTGTAATCCTGCAACCTTCTTCTTCTTTGACTTATCCAGCGCATTTTTCAGCAAAGACCCGGGAAGTATCTTTAAAGGGAGAAGGCTATTTTCTGATCAGTAAGAACCCACACAGACCTTTCTTTGTCTATAATAAAAATGTAATTACCAGGGTAGTTGGAACCAGTTTCATTATCAAGTCCAATCCGGCTACTGAGGAAACACAGGTGATTGTAAAAACCGGAAAAGTAATGGTTTGCCTCAATAAGGATCAGCATTTAAATCTTAAACATCTTTTTAATCAGCATAAAAAAGTAATCCTGACACCAAATCAAAAGACAACTTATAAAAAGGATGATGATGATTTTGAAACGACTCTGGTGGCCGATCCTCTGCCTATCCTGCCAGCGGGGAGTCAAAGTAAGTCCAAAGCGGCCTATGTCTTTGAAGAAGCTCCGTTAACAGCGGTACTGAATCAATTACAGACTACCTATGGGATTGCATTCATCATTGAAGACCAGGAGCTTTACAACAATACGTTTACAGGAGATATTTCCAGGCAGAATTTATATCAGAAGCTAGACCTGCTGTGCCATACCATAAAGGCACATTATGAAATATCAGGGACCAAAATAATTATTAAAACAAAATAA
- a CDS encoding TonB-dependent receptor, which produces MKKKRFVALIKTAMRISMTQIFLGILFTCTSFAKNVTGQEILNKEISIHINQGQIKQILTEIQLLTKVNFVYSSTMIKAQRKVTVTAVNKPLGQILNETLNPLNIYYKVEDNQILLYEKDFSALTAGVLTNQNQLTVKGKVTSDKGEPLPGVSVNVKGTKIGTTTDANGSYAIVATAPDAILVFSYIGFTAKEMPVNGRTTLNVQLAEELTSLGEVVVVGYGTQRKKDLTSAVSVVNVGSMIKQPTASVNNLLQGQASGVTVLGSGQPGEEPQVRIRGVNTFGNNNPLYVVDGVPTQSIADLNPNDIETMQVLKDAGSASIYGSRAANGVIVITTKKGKGKVTVTYDAYYGTQRPKEGNVWNILNPQEMADLKHMAMTNSGATDFVDSLYGSGPTYVLPDYILPAGAKEGDPRADPSRYKLKPFYTSADEYNNFYRISRANKEGTDWYHEIFRPASITSQNVAITGGSDQGSYLFSANYFNQQGTLLNTYLKRYTIRSNSQYNVSKHVRVGENLAYSITNNPQIAGLSGDNAIGHAFREQPIIPVRDIMGNFAGSYGGNLGDAYNPVAMQERTKDNKSQQNRLFGNIFAEADLTDFLTIRSQFGGENYSGATRTFVYPQYENSENSTTNSYSESALDGYNYSWTNTLSFNKTFNKHRIKAVAGTEFFRENTHVSTGSNQGYFSFDPDYTNLSTGSGPMKTTSERTANTLFSLIGRVDYSYNDKYLIGATLRRDGSSKFLQHVYGWFPAVSAGWRISQEGFLKNVKWITDLKIRGGYGIMGNQLNVSGGNSFTTFGSKVGTSYYAIGGGNNIVSGFYQNQTGNPNAKWEKNINSNFGFDATLFGGHIDISADYYRKNIKDLLYNPEMIATSGAAKVPFVNIAQMKNNGFDISVSGNTQVSSSVKLNATATITTYHNEIQKISGGSDYYDVDARRFDGSNIIRNAVGHPISQFFGYKADGFWNSQQEVDEANKKAQATTGNANDVYQTDIGVGRFKYADVNGDGRITAEDRTFLGNANPSYSYGLNLGLTYKNWDFSAFLYGVQGNSIWNQVKWWTDFTPSFGGAKSKTALYDSWTPQNHNAKAPIQETANSFSTNAVPNSYFVENGSYLRLKNAQIGYSFNSARLQKIGVSKLRVYLSGANLFTVTKYSGVDPEIGTSSETGQQTAYGVDDGSYPSQRTFLVGLNLSF; this is translated from the coding sequence ATGAAAAAAAAGCGATTTGTTGCTTTAATCAAAACAGCAATGCGGATATCCATGACACAAATTTTTCTTGGCATTTTATTTACCTGCACGTCCTTCGCCAAGAATGTGACGGGGCAGGAAATATTAAATAAGGAAATTTCAATTCATATTAACCAAGGCCAGATCAAGCAGATACTGACCGAAATACAACTGCTCACCAAGGTAAACTTCGTCTACAGTTCCACGATGATCAAAGCGCAGCGTAAGGTAACGGTAACTGCGGTAAACAAGCCTTTAGGGCAAATACTGAACGAGACGCTGAATCCTTTGAATATTTATTATAAAGTGGAAGACAACCAGATTCTGCTTTATGAGAAAGACTTTTCAGCGTTAACAGCTGGTGTGCTGACTAATCAAAACCAGCTCACAGTAAAGGGTAAGGTAACTTCTGATAAAGGGGAACCATTACCAGGGGTAAGTGTCAATGTCAAAGGAACTAAAATAGGCACAACAACCGATGCCAATGGAAGCTATGCGATTGTTGCAACCGCGCCGGATGCCATATTAGTCTTCTCTTATATTGGTTTTACGGCCAAAGAAATGCCTGTAAATGGGCGTACAACCTTAAACGTACAGCTTGCTGAAGAACTTACTTCTTTAGGAGAAGTCGTAGTGGTGGGTTATGGCACGCAAAGAAAGAAAGATCTGACCAGTGCAGTATCTGTAGTGAATGTAGGGTCAATGATTAAACAGCCAACTGCATCGGTCAACAATCTGCTGCAGGGTCAGGCATCTGGTGTAACGGTATTAGGCTCAGGACAACCCGGAGAAGAGCCGCAGGTAAGGATCAGAGGTGTGAATACCTTTGGGAATAATAATCCGCTATATGTAGTGGACGGTGTACCTACGCAAAGCATTGCCGATCTGAACCCGAACGATATTGAGACTATGCAGGTATTGAAAGATGCCGGATCAGCTTCAATTTATGGGTCAAGAGCAGCAAATGGTGTAATTGTTATTACCACTAAAAAGGGTAAGGGTAAAGTAACGGTAACTTATGATGCTTATTATGGTACGCAGCGCCCAAAGGAAGGTAATGTATGGAATATATTAAACCCTCAGGAAATGGCAGATCTTAAGCATATGGCGATGACCAATTCGGGAGCAACAGATTTTGTAGATTCCTTATACGGAAGCGGCCCAACCTATGTACTGCCTGATTATATTTTACCTGCAGGTGCTAAAGAAGGTGATCCAAGAGCCGATCCTTCCCGTTATAAACTAAAACCATTTTACACTTCTGCTGACGAATACAATAACTTTTATCGGATTTCAAGGGCGAATAAAGAAGGAACAGACTGGTATCACGAAATATTCAGACCTGCATCTATTACCAGTCAGAATGTGGCTATTACAGGAGGATCTGATCAGGGGAGTTACCTTTTCTCTGCCAATTATTTCAATCAGCAGGGTACTTTACTGAATACTTACCTGAAAAGATATACGATCCGTTCTAATAGTCAGTATAATGTGAGTAAACATGTCCGTGTGGGTGAAAACCTGGCGTATTCCATTACCAATAATCCGCAGATTGCAGGTTTAAGTGGTGACAATGCTATTGGTCATGCTTTCAGAGAACAGCCTATTATTCCTGTCAGAGATATCATGGGTAACTTTGCCGGATCTTATGGTGGTAACTTGGGTGATGCTTATAATCCGGTAGCGATGCAGGAACGTACTAAGGATAATAAATCCCAACAGAACAGGCTATTCGGGAATATTTTTGCAGAGGCTGATTTAACAGACTTTTTGACGATAAGATCTCAGTTTGGCGGAGAAAACTATTCAGGTGCTACCCGTACATTTGTATATCCGCAGTATGAGAATTCAGAAAACTCAACAACCAATTCGTATTCAGAATCTGCTTTGGATGGGTATAATTATAGCTGGACCAATACATTATCTTTTAATAAGACATTTAATAAACACCGGATTAAAGCGGTAGCAGGAACAGAGTTTTTCAGAGAAAATACACACGTTTCTACAGGTTCTAACCAGGGATATTTTTCTTTTGATCCGGATTACACCAATCTCTCGACCGGAAGCGGACCGATGAAAACAACGAGTGAGCGGACAGCTAATACTTTATTCTCCCTGATTGGAAGAGTAGATTATAGTTATAATGATAAATATCTGATTGGTGCAACGCTACGCCGCGATGGTTCTTCGAAATTTCTTCAGCATGTATATGGCTGGTTCCCTGCGGTAAGTGCGGGATGGAGAATTTCTCAGGAAGGTTTCCTTAAAAATGTAAAATGGATCACTGACCTGAAAATCAGAGGTGGTTATGGCATCATGGGAAATCAGCTGAATGTAAGTGGCGGTAATTCGTTCACAACTTTCGGAAGTAAAGTAGGTACCTCTTATTATGCCATTGGGGGAGGAAACAACATCGTTTCAGGATTCTATCAGAATCAAACTGGTAATCCAAATGCCAAATGGGAGAAAAATATCAATTCAAACTTTGGTTTTGATGCTACGTTATTTGGTGGACATATTGATATCTCCGCTGATTATTACCGCAAAAACATCAAGGATTTGTTGTACAATCCTGAAATGATCGCTACAAGTGGTGCAGCAAAGGTACCTTTTGTCAATATAGCACAAATGAAAAACAATGGTTTTGACATCTCGGTTTCCGGAAATACCCAGGTTAGCAGTTCGGTCAAATTGAATGCTACTGCAACAATCACGACTTACCACAATGAAATCCAGAAGATCTCTGGCGGTTCTGATTATTATGATGTAGATGCGCGTCGTTTTGATGGAAGTAATATTATCCGTAACGCAGTAGGACACCCGATTAGTCAGTTTTTTGGCTATAAAGCAGATGGCTTCTGGAATTCTCAGCAGGAGGTGGATGAGGCGAATAAAAAAGCACAGGCAACTACGGGTAATGCCAATGATGTATACCAGACTGATATAGGTGTGGGCCGTTTTAAATATGCAGATGTGAATGGTGATGGCCGTATTACTGCAGAAGACCGTACCTTTCTGGGCAATGCAAATCCTTCTTATAGTTATGGGTTAAATTTAGGGCTGACTTATAAAAACTGGGACTTTAGTGCATTTTTATATGGTGTTCAGGGCAATTCTATCTGGAATCAGGTTAAATGGTGGACAGATTTTACGCCATCCTTTGGAGGTGCTAAAAGCAAAACAGCTTTATATGATTCCTGGACTCCACAAAATCACAATGCAAAAGCACCAATTCAGGAAACAGCGAATTCATTCAGTACCAATGCGGTTCCGAACTCATACTTCGTAGAAAACGGTTCTTACCTGAGATTAAAAAATGCACAGATTGGTTATTCGTTCAATTCAGCAAGATTGCAGAAAATAGGTGTAAGTAAACTAAGAGTTTACCTGTCGGGAGCAAATTTGTTTACGGTTACCAAATATTCTGGTGTTGATCCGGAAATAGGAACATCGAGTGAAACCGGACAGCAGACAGCTTATGGTGTTGATGATGGCTCTTATCCTAGTCAGCGCACTTTCTTAGTCGGCTTAAACTTATCCTTTTAA